In Ahaetulla prasina isolate Xishuangbanna chromosome 6, ASM2864084v1, whole genome shotgun sequence, a single window of DNA contains:
- the ADIRF gene encoding adipogenesis regulatory factor produces the protein MFKFNLSEETSKIGITAQDTVNSAGQAVQQVLDQVTETGQKVIDDTCKTVQDTGEKAVQNVTGQITAWGKSFGESEEKKKEEKKNVST, from the exons ATGTTTAAATTTAATCTTTCAGAGGAAACATCCAAGATAGGCATCACTGCACAGGACACAG TTAATTCAGCAGGGCAGGCTGTGCAGCAGGTTCTCGATCAGGTGACAGAAACTGGTCAGAAAG ttattgatGACACCTGCAAAACAGTGCAAGATACTGGCGAAAAAGCCGTGCAAAATGTCACCGGTCAGATAACGGCGTGGGGAAAAAGCTTCGGCGAGAgcgaagagaagaaaaaggaagaaaagaagaacgtTTCAACCTAA